A section of the Salmo trutta chromosome 4, fSalTru1.1, whole genome shotgun sequence genome encodes:
- the LOC115192274 gene encoding transcription factor MafAa: protein MATDLAMSAELPNSPLAIEYVNDFDLMKFEVKKEPPEADRYCHRLPPGSLSSTPISTPCSSVPSSPSFCAPSPGGQSGQNLANGVNSNNSGSSSNTQSVGGKPQLEDLYWIPSYQHHINPEALNLTPEDAVEALIGNAHHHHHHHQGYEGFRGQQYVGEDLSATSAGHHHQAHHHHHHHGHRLEDRFSDEQLVSMTVRELNRQLRGFSKEEVIRLKQKRRTLKNRGYAQSCRYKRVQQRHMLESEKCTLLSQVEQLKQDVARLAKERDLYKEKYDKLASRSYNGCGPGNNRDPSNGNHGKLASTEFFM from the coding sequence ATGGCCACCGACCTCGCCATGAGCGCAGAGCTGCCCAATAGCCCACTGGCCATCGAGTACGTCAACGACTTCGACCTAATGAAGTTCGAAGTAAAGAAGGAGCCTCCAGAGGCTGACCGTTACTGCCACCGCCTCCCCCCGggatccctctcctccaccccgaTTAGCACGCCCTGCTCCTCCGTGCCTTCCTCGCCCAGCTTCTGCGCCCCCAGCCCCGGTGGCCAGTCGGGCCAAAACCTGGCCAACGGcgtcaacagcaacaacagcggCAGCAGCAGCAACACCCAGAgtgttggcggtaagcctcagttGGAGGACCTGTACTGGATCCCCAGCTACCAGCACCACATCAACCCCGAAGCACTCAACCTGACCCCCGAGGATGCGGTGGAGGCCCTCATCGGCAACgcccatcaccaccatcaccaccaccagggCTACGAGGGCTTCCGCGGCCAGCAGTATGTAGGGGAGGATCTATCCGCGACCTCGGCCGGTCACCATCACCAggcccaccatcaccaccaccaccacggacACCGCCTCGAGGACCGCTTCTCGGACGAGCAGCTGGTCAGCATGACAGTGCGCGAGCTCAACCGGCAACTGAGGGGGTTCAGCAAAGAGGAGGTGATCCGCCTAAAGCAGAAGAGACGCACGCTCAAGAACCGAGGTTACGCGCAGTCCTGCCGCTACAAGCGCGTGCAGCAGAGGCACATGCTGGAGAGCGAGAAGTGCACGCTCCTGAGCCAGGTGGAACAGCTGAAGCAGGACGTTGCGCGTTTGGCCAAAGAGCGGGACCTCTACAAGGAGAAGTACGACAAGCTGGCGAGCCGAAGCTACAACGGTTGCGGGCCCGGTAACAACAGAGACCCCTCCAACGGAAACCACGGGAAACTGGCCTCCACGGAATTCTTCATGTAA